The region GCCTCCCCGTAGTCGGGAGCGGACGGGGCCCGCGCCGGGTTGACCAAACCCGTGATGTGAGGCATATTGGTGTTGCCGCTAAGTTGATGCGAATAGGCGTAGCAGCGCTGCGCTCCTACTATGGGGGTTAAGGGCAAGGTATGGTCAACGCGTATCTGGCGCGCTTGCAGGCGCTGGTGTTCGGTCCCGATCGGAGGAAGGCCCGTCTGGCGGTGTGGGGGATATGCCTCTTGGCCGCTTTGGTGGTGGCCGCTTACGTGGCCGCGTTGGGACCCCTATACGCTCTGGCGGGCGTCATCGCCCTGATCGGGGGAACGCTCATGATCACCTCGATCCAGTGGGGCCTGTACGCCCTCATCGGCATCGTCTGTCTGTTGCCCTTCGCCACGTTTCCCTTCAAGATCGGCTTCACGCCCACCTTCCTGGACGCCGCGCTGGTCGTGCTGTTCTTCGTGTGGCTGGCCCGGTTGGCCACCGGCCGGGAGCAGCGATTTGATGCCTCGCCTATTGGGCTGCTGGTGCTGTTGTTCGTGGGATTGGCCCTGGCGACCTTCGCCCGGGGGTTGACTCATGCCCGGCTGACCCCCACCGCGCTCCGCCATTTCATCGAGATCATCCTGGGGATCTCCCTCTTCTTCCTGGTCGTCAACAACGTGCGTCGCCTCTCGCAGGTGGAGAGCCTCATGCGGGTGCTGTTACTGGCGGGCTTTGGGGCGGCCGTCATCGGCATCGCCTTCTATACGATCCCGGAGGCATGGACCGTGCGGATCCTCAACGCGCTGGGGCGCTTCGGTTATCCCGGGGGCTACGGCGCGTTGCGGTACATCGAGGACAATCCGACGAATCCCATGCGCGCCATCGGCACCTCCGTGGATCCCAACGTGTTGGGCGGACTGATGATCCTGGTGACGGCGGTGACGGCGCCTCAGATCGCTGCTCGCTTCCCCTTGCTGCCGCGACGATGGATCGCCGTGATGCTGGCGGCGGAGGGGCTGTGCCTGTATCTAACCTACTCGCGCGGCTCGTTGATAGGACTGGCGGCCGCGCTGCTGCTGTTGGGGCTTGTGCGTTATCGCCGGTTGCTGCTGGTGATGATCATCGGCGGCGGGCTTCTCCTGCTGCTGCCCCAGGCGCAGACGTACGTCGCCCATCTCCTGGCGGGACTGCGCGGTCAGGACCGGGCGACGCAGATGCGTTTCGGGGAGTATAAGGACGCGCTGCGCCTCATCTCCGAGTATCCCTGGTTCGGCGTGGGGTTCGTGGGGACGCCGCGCATCGATCTGTATATCGGCGTCTCCAACCTGTATTTGCTGATCGCGGAGGAGATGGGGCTTGTCGGGCTGTCAGCCTTCCTCCTCGCGATGGCTTCGTTCTTCTGGCAGTTGGTGAAGGCATGGCGGCGCGGGCTGCCGGAGCGCGTGGAGAGCATCGTCCTGGGGTTGGGAGGGGCGGTGTTCGGCGGCCTCGTGGGGGGGATCTTTGACCATTACCTCTTCAATCTCACCTATCCCCATATGACCAGCCTCTTCTGGTTTTACATGGGGCTGGCCATGGCCGTGCTGCGCGTGGTTGAAAGACGTGAGGGGGAGGGTAGGGAGCTTGAAAGCTCTCGCCCCGCCTCCGTCTCCGTGTCACGGGTGTCGTGATCTCCATGGCGGATTCTCCTCGCTCGCGACGATCCCCTCTGGCCCATGCCGGCGTGCTGGGCATCCTCTGGCTCGCTGCAGCTCTGCGCTGGGTGCAGCCCGCTCTCATCGAGTTCAAATACGACGAGGCGCACATCGCGAATATGGCCCTGGGGGTCGCTCGCGGCGGCTACTTCCCCTTGCTGAGCGGAGGTACCTCGCTGGGCATTCAGCGCTCCGCGTTGGACGTGTACCTGTTGGCGCTGCCCATGGCGATCACCGGCGGGCACATCGAAGCTGCGGTCTGGGGGATGGGCGCGCTGGGGGTATTGGCCACGGCGCTGACATACGTCCTGGGACGGCGCGTCGCTGGCCATCGGGTGGGCCTGCTGGCAGCGCTGTTCATGGCGGCCAATCCCTGGCTGGTCGCGTACGATCGCAAGCTGTGGGCGCATATCCAGGTGCTGTTCAGCGTGGCGCTGTTGCTGGCTGCCTGGGATGTGATGGTGCGACGACGGGGGGCTGCTGCGTTCTGGGCGCCGGTGGTGGCGACCCTCCAGCTCCTCAGCCACGTCCTGGCCCTGGTGCAGTGGGCGGGATGGCTGGGCGGCATCGCGGTTGCGCCGCGGCGGTGGTGGCGGCGGGAGACAGCCCTGGGTCTGATGGCGAGTGGGGCGTTGCTGGCGCCTTATGTCTGGGGGCTGCTCCATTCGCCGCAGGGAGGGGATTTCTCCAGCCTGAGCGCACGTCTGATGGGGATCGTCATCCGGCGTGCGCCCGGCGCCGATGCCTCCCTGGCCTCCCTGTGGCGGCCGGCGATTCATTTATTCACCGGCGATGGGCTGTCCAGCCTGGTCGCGCTGCCCGCGGGGCATAGCCTCTGGTGGCGGATGGCCGCGGCGTTGGCCTGGTTTGTACTCGCCGTGATAGGCGTCGGCATCATCCGTGCGGCGAGATGGACGCGCGGCGGCGCCATCGGCGGCCGGCTGTTGCTGGCCTGGACGGCGTGGCCGCTGCTCATCCTCAGCCTGCAACCTATGCGGGTTTATCCGCAATATTGGACGGTGCTGCTGCCGCTGCCCGCCCTGTACTTGG is a window of Chloroflexota bacterium DNA encoding:
- a CDS encoding O-antigen ligase family protein — translated: MVNAYLARLQALVFGPDRRKARLAVWGICLLAALVVAAYVAALGPLYALAGVIALIGGTLMITSIQWGLYALIGIVCLLPFATFPFKIGFTPTFLDAALVVLFFVWLARLATGREQRFDASPIGLLVLLFVGLALATFARGLTHARLTPTALRHFIEIILGISLFFLVVNNVRRLSQVESLMRVLLLAGFGAAVIGIAFYTIPEAWTVRILNALGRFGYPGGYGALRYIEDNPTNPMRAIGTSVDPNVLGGLMILVTAVTAPQIAARFPLLPRRWIAVMLAAEGLCLYLTYSRGSLIGLAAALLLLGLVRYRRLLLVMIIGGGLLLLLPQAQTYVAHLLAGLRGQDRATQMRFGEYKDALRLISEYPWFGVGFVGTPRIDLYIGVSNLYLLIAEEMGLVGLSAFLLAMASFFWQLVKAWRRGLPERVESIVLGLGGAVFGGLVGGIFDHYLFNLTYPHMTSLFWFYMGLAMAVLRVVERREGEGRELESSRPASVSVSRVS
- a CDS encoding glycosyltransferase family 39 protein, translating into MADSPRSRRSPLAHAGVLGILWLAAALRWVQPALIEFKYDEAHIANMALGVARGGYFPLLSGGTSLGIQRSALDVYLLALPMAITGGHIEAAVWGMGALGVLATALTYVLGRRVAGHRVGLLAALFMAANPWLVAYDRKLWAHIQVLFSVALLLAAWDVMVRRRGAAAFWAPVVATLQLLSHVLALVQWAGWLGGIAVAPRRWWRRETALGLMASGALLAPYVWGLLHSPQGGDFSSLSARLMGIVIRRAPGADASLASLWRPAIHLFTGDGLSSLVALPAGHSLWWRMAAALAWFVLAVIGVGIIRAARWTRGGAIGGRLLLAWTAWPLLILSLQPMRVYPQYWTVLLPLPALYLALGIDSIAWGIARIGMRRISWGIAGGVAGALALIWVGCYADMLGAVQAGAGG